A window from Malania oleifera isolate guangnan ecotype guangnan chromosome 7, ASM2987363v1, whole genome shotgun sequence encodes these proteins:
- the LOC131160288 gene encoding anthocyanidin 3-O-glucosyltransferase 2-like, with translation MCTPAAPEKMAELVFIPSAGMGHLVSIVEMAKLLAARNRDFSITILVMKLPFDSIGSAHLDSLAASLPAGRIRFLNLPYDDHSLAHLASATSTRRILSNFIEYYKPRVRDAVAELASSDSIRLAGFVIDMFCTPMIDIADEFHLPSYVFFTSGAAFLGFMLHLQCLLDGRNQDLTELKDSDAELAIPTFVNPVPTKIMPLVALDEGASKMFFDHARRFRETKGIIVNTFRELEPYAVGSILDDPKVPPVYPVGPIVNLHSSTNQNLEIIKWLDDQPPLSVVFLCFGSKGSFGEDQVREIAHGIERSSHKFLWSLRRPPPKDKIEFPTDYTNPEDVLPEGFLDRTSDMGRVIGWSPQVAVLSHPAIGGFVSHCGWNSTLESIWCGVPMASWPIYAEQQMNAFEMVRELGLAVEITLDYKKEIMQEASRIVSADDIERGIKCVMECDSEIRRKVQQKREESRKALVEGGSSYSSLGLLIDNVMNNMKSKV, from the coding sequence ATGTGTACTCCGGCCGCCCCAGAGAAAATGGCAGAGCTCGTGTTCATCCCGTCGGCGGGAATGGGCCACTTGGTGTCAATAGTGGAGATGGCAAAGCTCCTCGCTGCTAGAAACAGGGACTTCTCCATCACCATCCTGGTCATGAAGTTGCCCTTCGACTCCATAGGAAGCGCCCACCTTGATTCCCTCGCCGCCTCCCTCCCCGCCGGACGCATACGCTTCCTCAACCTCCCTTACGACGATCACTCCCTCGCTCACCTCGCTTCCGCCACCTCCACCCGCAGAATCCTCTCTAACTTCATAGAGTATTACAAACCCCGAGTCAGAGATGCCGTCGCCGAACTCGCTTCCTCTGACTCGATCCGACTCGCCGGGTTTGTCATCGATATGTTCTGCACACCCATGATTGACATCGCCGACGAGTTTCACCTCCCTTCCTATGTCTTTTTCACATCCGGCGCGGCCTTTCTTGGTTTCATGCTCCATCTTCAGTGTTTGCTAGACGGGCGAAATCAAGACTTGACTGAGTTAAAGGACTCGGATGCCGAGTTGGCGATTCCGACTTTTGTCAACCCAGTTCCGACAAAGATCATGCCGCTCGTGGCGCTAGATGAAGGAGCCTCCAAGATGTTCTTTGACCACGCTCGAAGGTTTCGGGAAACGAAGGGTATTATTGTTAATACGTTCAGGGAGTTGGAACCCTACGCTGTCGGCTCCATTTTAGATGATCCCAAAGTACCACCCGTCTATCCTGTAGGACCCATAGTCAATCTCCACAGCAGTACCAATCAGAACTTAGAAATCATTAAATGGCTTGATGATCAGCCTCCACTGTCAGTAGTGTTCCTGTGTTTTGGGAGCAAGGGAAGCTTTGGGGAGGACCAGGTTAGGGAGATTGCACATGGAATCGAGCGTAGCAGCCACAAGTTCTTATGGTCCTTGCGTCGACCTCCACCGAAGGATAAGATTGAATTTCCGACCGACTATACAAATCCGGAAGATGTGTTGCCGGAAGGGTTCTTGGATAGGACTTCCGATATGGGAAGGGTGATTGGGTGGTCCCCGCAAGTGGCGGTCTTGTCCCACCCGGCAATTGGAGGATTTGTGTCCCATTGTGGGTGGAACTCTACCTTGGAAAGTATCTGGTGTGGTGTGCCTATGGCTTCGTGGCCGATTTATGCAGAACAACAGATGAACGCCTTTGAAATGGTGCGAGAGTTGGGATTGGCTGTAGAGATTACATTAGATTATAAGAAAGAGATTATGCAAGAGGCAAGTCGCATTGTGAGCGCAGATGATATAGAGAGAGGAATCAAGTGCGTGATGGAGTGTGATAGCGAGATTAGGAGGAAGGTGCAGCAAAAGAGAGAGGAAAGTAGGAAAGCCCTGGTGGAGGGAGGGTCCTCCTACTCGTCATTAGGACTTCTCATTGACAATGTGATGAATAacatgaaaagtaaggtgtag